In Apium graveolens cultivar Ventura chromosome 10, ASM990537v1, whole genome shotgun sequence, the following are encoded in one genomic region:
- the LOC141690479 gene encoding uncharacterized protein LOC141690479, whose protein sequence is MGTPAHLTYQEMLNPLFLHPSDNATSIQVEKLQGSADYRSWSRSMEIHLASKRKLGFVTGTVQKPTNDDNKAEIWETCNHMVIAWLTSNVSSTICQSIMYMSTASDIWKNLEKRFALTNSSRKYKISKDLYEIKQNSLTVNEYYTSMRSLWEELNAMN, encoded by the coding sequence ATGGGCACTCCAGCTCATTTAACGTATCAAGAAATGTTGAACCCTCTCTTCCTACATCCCTCCGACAATGCAACGTCTATTCAAGTGGAAAAGCTGCAAGGCTCAGCTGATTATAGGTCTTGGTCCAGATCCATGGAAATTCATTTAGCCTCGAAAAGAAAACTGGGTTTTGTAACTGGTACAGTACAAAAACCAACCAATGACGACAACAAGGCAGAAATATGGGAGACCTGCAATCATATGGTAATCGCTTGGCTCACCTCTAATGTGTCTTCTACTATATGTCAATCTATAATGTATATGTCAACTGCTTCTGATATTTGGAAAAATCTTGAAAAGCGATTTGCTTTAACAAATAGTTCTAGAAAATACAAGATTAGTAAAGATCTGTATGAAATCAAACAAAATTCATTGACTGTTAATGAGTACTATACCTCTATGAGGTCTCTATGGGAAGAACTGAATGCAATGAACTAG